CCCGCAGGACCTCGATACGCCCCGGGACGCCTTCGACACGCTGGCTGACGAGATCCGCGCCGCCCGCAGCGAGGTGCTGCTGACCAGCATGGAATGGGAGAGTGAGCCGGGCCACCCCGGCGCCACCTTCATCCAGGCGGTCCGTGACCTGCATGAGCGGGTGAGGGCCGACCCGGCCGCCTATCCGCAGGGGATGACCATCCGCGTGCTGCTGGGCAACTACCCGCAACTGAACGACCCGGCCGGAACCGCCCAGATTCTCGAACTGGCCCGGGAACTGCGCCGCGCCGGGGTGCCCCTGAGTGATCTGGAGGGCCGCTGGACGCTGACCCTGCTGAAGTACGCGTACCTGCCGCACAGTCACGTGAAACTGCACGTGATCGACGGTCAGGACCTGACGGTCAGCGGGTACAACTTCACGGCGTGGCACCTCCCGCTGGGCACGCCGGGCGGGCTGGCGCTACATGACACGGGGCTGCGTCTGCGGGGCCCGGCCGCGCAGGAGGGTGTGGCCGCCTTCGACGACCTGTGGCGGCTCAGTGATCAGCTGGTCTGTCCGCCGGACATCACGCCGGATACGGTGGCGGCCCGCTGCGCCCTGCGGCCAGCCGGGCGACCCACGCACCCGACTGGCGCCACGCGGGCGGTCTCCGCCGGGTCTGACCGCGCGTTTTTGCTGTACCGGCGCACCGCCGGGGAGGATAACGCGGACCGCGCGCACCTGGCGCTGATTGGTGCGGCCCGGCACAGCATCGACCTGATGCAGGCGGATTTCAGCCCGGGCCTGGACTGCTGGTTCGGGTACGTCACGCCGGAGTCCTGTCCGCTGGACCGTCTGCCCGTGTACTTCCCGGCGCTGCTGAGGGCCATGCAGCGCGGAGTGCACGTGCGGCTGCTGGTCGTGGATTACGGGTTCGGCAAACCGGCCAACCGGACCGGGGTGGCGCTGATGCGCCGTGAACTGAGGCGCCGCGGTCTGGACGGGCTGTTCGACGCGCGGTACACCACGTTCAGGTTGCATACCAAGGCCATGACGGTCGACGGGGACATGGTCGTGGTGGGCAGCATGAACTTCCATTTCAGCGCGTGGGGCAGCGCCGGTCTGGCCGAGGCGGCCTTGGCGACCGGGAACGCCGCCGCCGTGGCCGAGCAGGAACGGTCCTTCGAGCGGGCCTGGACGACCAGCAGCGTTCCCGTGCCCGAGGAGCGCTGGCTGTCGCGGATTCCCCGGGATCTGGTCTCGGTTCCCTGATCCGGCGCGCAGGCGCACGGTTCCCGGCAGGGCGCCGCTTTACACTGGGCGGCATGATCGAGCGGATTCATCTGGCCAAACCCCGCGGCTTCTGCGCGGGGGTCGTGATGGCCATTCAGGCGGTCGAGAAGGCCGCGCAGACTGAGGAGAAACCGGTGACGGTGTACCACTCCATCGTGCACAACCACACGGTCGTGGACCGGCTGTCGCAGGGGTACGGCGTGCATTTCGTGGAGGACCTGGACAGCGTGGAGGCCCTGCCGCAGGGCGGCGAGACGGTGGTGTTCAGCGCGCACGGGATCAGTCCGGTGGTGCGTGAGCGGGCGCGGGCGCTGGGCCTGGCGACCATCGACGCGACCTGCCCGCTGGTGACGAAGGTGCACACCGAGGCGAAGAAGTACGCCCGTGAGGGCTACACGATCCTGCTGATCGGCGACAGTGCCCGGCATCAGGAGGTCATCGGTACGCGCGGCGAGGCGCCGGACGCGACCATCGTGGTCGGCGTGCTCGGCAAGAGCGGCGAGGGGCTGGCCGACCCGCACACGGTGCAGGTGCCGGACCCCGAGCGGCTGGTGGTGCTGACGCAGACGACCCTCAGCGTGGACGACACCCGCCGGACCATCGAGATCCTCAAGGGTCGCTTCCCGGCGCTGGTGGTGCCGCCCAGCGAGGACCTGTGCTACGCCACGAAGAACCGCCAGGACGCCGTGAAGGCGATCGCGCCGCTCGTGGACCTGTTCCTGGTGCTGACGAGCACGCACAGCAGCAACGGCATGCGCCTGCTGGAACTCGCGGAGGCCGAGTGCGGCCGTTCGGTGCGGCTGGAGACGGCGGCGGACCTCGCGAGCGTGGACTTCACGGGCGTGCATTCGATCGGGATCACGAGTGCGGCAAGTACGCCGGACGATCTGGTTCAGGAGGTCGTGGCGCATTTCCGCGCGCTGAACCCGTCCCTGGCGGTCGTCGAGGAGGGCGAGTGGGAGAACATCGAGTTCCGCGAGCCGAGGAAGATCCTCCCCACGCAGGCGCTGCCGCGCACCATGCAGTAGGTGCCGGGCGACATTCTGGGCGTGGCGGCGCTGCTGCTGCGCCTGCTGCTGGCGTGGCAGGTCGTGTGGGGTCTGGTGGCCTTCGTGGCGATGTGGCGCGACAAGGGCTTTGCAGGCGAGGCTGGTCGCACGCGCATTCCCGAGCGGCAGTTGCATGCCCTGGAGGCGCGGGGCGGCTGGCTGGGGTCGTGGCTGGGGCAGAGGGTGTTCCGGCACAAGACCCGCAAGGTGGCGTATCAGCGGGTGTTCCGGCGGATCGCTCTGGCGTGGGCGCTGGCGGACGTGGTGATCGTGGCGAGCCTGATACTGCTCCCGGTCGTTTTCAATTGATAAGAGTTTGACCCTTCTTCCTGTCATGCGCTAGGATGCCGAGCATGATTGTTGTGAAAGTCGGCGGAAGCGCCGGAATCGACTACGACGCCGTCTGCGCCGACCTCGCCGCCCGCTGGAAGAACGGGGAACGCCTGATCCTCGTCCACGGCGGCAGCGGCGAGACCAACCGCGTCGCCGAGGCCCTCGGGCACCCCCCGAAGTTCGTCACCAGCCCCAGCGGCTACACCTCCCGCTTCACGGACCGCCAGACCCTGGAAATCTTCGAGATGGTCTACTGCGGCAAGATGAACAAGGGCATCGTCGAACGCCTCCAGCGACTCGGCGTGAACGCCGTCGGCCTCAGCGGCCTCGACGGACGCATCTTCGAGGGCAAACACAAGGACTCCGTGCGCGCCGTCGAGAACGGCAAGGTCAAGGTCCTACGCGGCGACCACACCGGCACCGTCGAACGCGTGAACACCCACCTGATCGACCTGCTGCTCGCTGGGGGGTACCTGCCGGTCCTCACGCCGCCTGCCAGTTCCTACGACGGCGTGGCGATCAACGTGGACGGCGACCGCGCCGCCGCCGCGCTGGCCGTCGCCCTGAAGGCGGATGCGCTGCTGCTGCTGTCCAACGTGCCAGGCCTATTGCGCGCCTACCCCGACGAGAGCAGCCTGATCCGCGAGATTCCCGCCGCGGACGTCGAGAACTACCTGGAGTTCGCGCAGGACCGCATGAAGAAGAAGGTCCTCGGCGCAGCGGAGGCGGTGCAGGGGGGCGTGAAGCGCGTCATCTTCGGCGACGCCCGCAACGGCCAGCCGGTCAGCGCGGCCCTGGACGGCCAGGGGACCGTCGTCTCCTGACCCGCACCGGGCAGGGGAGGGCCGCGTGCGCTATGCTGATCCGCTCATGCTGTCGCCCGCAGACCTCCTCACCTTCCTGAACGAACGCGGCGGCCGCGAATACCGTGTGCAGGCCCTGCTCCACACCGGGCGGGGCCGCAAGGCCGCCGTGCGCGAACTCGGCGAGTACTCGCTCACCGCGCGCGGCGAGACCGTGCAGGCCACCGGCCCGAGCGGCCAGACCCGCGACCTCACTCACGCGGACTTCCTGAGCGTGTTCGGCAGCTACACCTTCGGGCCTGCGCAGCCTACCGGGCGGATGACCGACCTGGGCCCGCTGTTCAGCTGACCCGGCCAGCCTCCCAGTGGTGGTCACGGGCGCGCGGTAGGCTGCGTCCGTGACCTTCCAGCCTGAATACCCGAGTGTCCGTCGGCCCGTGTACGCCCGGCGCGGCATGGTCGCCACCAGCCAGCCCCTCGCCGCGCAGGCGGGCCTGAGCGTCCTGCAGCGGGGCGGGAATGCTGTGGACGCCGCGATCGCCACGGCGGCCGCGCTGACGGTCGTGGAACCCACCAGCAACGGCATCGGCGGGGACCTGTTCGCGCTGGTGTGGGCGGGTGGGGAACTGCACGGCCTGAACGCCAGTGGGGCGGCGCCCGCCGCGCTGAGCCTGGACGCGCTCCGTGAACGCCACGCCGGGGAGATGCCCCGCCACGGCTGGACGCCCGTCACGGTGCCCGGCGCGGTGCGCGGCTGGGCCGACCTGCACGCCCGCTTCGGGCGGCTGGACTTCGCGCAGGTCCTCGCCCCTGCCATCGAGTACGCGCGGGACGGCTACCCGCTGTCCCCGGTGCTCGCCGCGAACTGGGCGCGGGCGACCGGCATCTACCGCCGCCTGAACCTGCCCGAGATGGCCGAATGGTTCCGCACCTTCGCGCCGGACGGCTTCACGCCGGCGCCCGGCGCGCTGTGGCGCAGCGAGGGCCACGCCCGCACCCTGGAGCAGATCGCCGCGACGCACGGCGAGGCGTTCTACTCCGGTGAGCTGGCCGGGCAGATCGACGCGCACGCCCGCGCACAGAGTGGCCTGCTGACCGGCGCGGACCTCGCCGGGCACTCCAGCGAGTGGGTCACGCCCATCCACACCGACCTGCACGGGCACCGCGTGTTCGAGATCCCGCCGAACGGGCAGGGGATCGCTGCGCTGATCGCCCTGAACGTCCTCAAGGGCGTGCCACTGCCCGAGCGGCGAGACGACCCCCGCAGCCTGCACTTGCAGATCGAGGCGATGAAACGCGGCTTCCACGACGCGCACGCCTTCGTGGCCGACCCGCGCCACACCCCGGTGGACGTCGCGCACCTGCTGTCCGGCGCGAACGCCGACGCGCACCGCGCCCACCTGGGGGACAGGGCCCATGACCCTCGCACCCGCGCCCCCAGCACCGGCGGCACCGTGTACCTCGCCGCGGCCGACGAGGAGGGGCAGATGGTCAGCCTGATCCAGAGCAACTACATGGGCTTCGGCAGTGGCGTCGTCGTGCCCGGCACCGGCATCGCCCTGCATAACCGCGGGCACAACTTCCACACCGACCCCGCCCATCCCAACGCGCTGGCACCCGGCAAGCGCCCGTACCACACCATCATTCCCGGCTTCCTGGGCCGAGCGGACGGCACCCCGGTCGGGCCCTTCGGCGTGATGGGCGGCTTCATGCAACCGCAGGGACACCTGCAGGTCGTGCTGAACACCGCCCTGTACGGCATGAACCCGCAGCAGGCGCTGGACGCCCCGCGCTGGCAGTGGCTGGACGGCACCCGCGTCGAGGTGGAACACGCGTTGGGCGGCACCCTGGCCCGCGAACTTTCGCACATGGGCCACTCGGTCAGCGTGCAGCTCGACCCCGGCGCCTTCGGGCGAGGGCAGATGATCCGCCGCGATCCGGTCACCGGCGTGCTGGAGGGTGGCACCGAGACCCGCACCGACGGTCACATCGCCGTGTGGTGACGGCCAGCGGGCCGCGCGCCGCGAGCAGGAACAGGGGAGAGGCGGTGCGCTGGGTTCAACTTCCGAGCGCACCGCCTCTTCCTGTCCGCCGACGTTACGCCGTGCCGACGTCGTGCCCGTCGTCCCGCTGCTCCAGGCGGAAGCCGTGCGGCAGGAAGTCCCGCACGTACCCACTGATGATGTCGCCGTGCTGGTTCACGCACACGACGCGGGCGTCCGGCGCGAACTCGAACAGCACCTGACGGCACGCGCCGCACGGACTGGCGGGCGGGGTCGCCTCGGAGTACACGACGATGTCCGTGAATTCGCGCTCACCGGCGGTGGCCATGGCCTGCACGGCGCTCTGCTCTGCGCAGCGGCCCAGGCCGTAGCTGGCGTTCTCGACGTTCGCGCCGAAGTACACGCGCCCGTCGCGGGTCCGCAGCGCCGCGCCCACGTGGAACTTGCTGTACGGCGCGTACGCCTGCCGGAACGCCGCTTTCGCGCCCTCGAGCAGCTGGGGGTCGGGGGTGAGGTTCAGGGGGTTGGTGTCACTCATGGGGGTCCTCGGGGTCCAGCGGGTTCGCGTCGGGGGCGCGTTCCACGCGCACGCGGGTCACGCGGCGCTGGTCGGCGTCCTCGACGGTGAAGGCCCAGCCGTTATGGATGAAGGTCTGCCCGGCCTCCGGGATGTCCCCGAAGTGGCTGGTCATGAAGCCGCTCAGGGTATCGAATTCACCGTCGCCGTCCTCGATGTTCGCGCCCAGTCGCTCCTCGACCTCGCCGACCGTCAGGCTGGCGTCCATCAGGTACACGCCCTCACTGATCACCTCGATCATCGGGACCTCCTCCTCGTCGGTCTCGTCGTAGATTTCACCGACGATCTCCTCCAGGGCGTCCTCCAGCGTGACCAGGCCCGAGATGCCGCCGAACTCGTCCACGACGATGCTCAGGTGGCTCTTCTTGTCGCGCATCTTGGCGAGCAGGTCCTTGATCTTCATGCCTTCAGGCACGAAGAACACGGGGCGCATGATGTCCGCGATCAGCGTGTGGTCCAGGCTGTCGAGGTGCATCAGTACGTCCCCGGTGTGCACGATGCCCACGATGTTGTCCGGCGTGTCCTGAAAGACCGGCACGCGCGAGTACCCGTGTTCGCCCTTGAGGTCCAGCAGGCGGCGCAGCGCGGCCGAGCCGTCCACGACGACCATGTCCACGCGGGGTGTCATGACCTCGCGCACGGTGGTGTCGGACAGGTCGAACACGTTGTACACGAGTTCCTTCTCGTCGTCCTCCAGCACACCCTCCTGACTGGAGGCGCTGACGATCATGCGGATCTCCTCCTCGGAGTACGCCGTGTGGTGACCCGACACGCCGCGCAGGCCGAACAGACGCACCACGAGGTTCCCCAGAGCGTTCAGGGCGCGAATCACGTACTTGAACAGCCACGTGAACGCCAGCAGCGGGCGCGTGACCAGCAGACTCACCTGCTCACTGCGCTGCAGCGCCCACGTCTTCGGCGCGAGTTCCCCGAACACGATGTGCAGGACGGTACTGATCGCGAACGCTACCCCGAACGAGATCGCGGTGATCTGCGATTCCGTGAACTGCCCTTCGGGGAACAGCGGGTGAATCAGGTGCTCGATGGCGGGTTCAGCCACGAAACCGATCGCGAGACTGGCCATGGTGATGCCCAGCTGCGTCGCCGCGATGTACATGTCGAGGTTCTGCAGCGCCTTCTGCGTGGCCTTGGCGGTGGCGTTCCCCTCGTCGGCCAGCTGGTCGAT
The Deinococcus sedimenti DNA segment above includes these coding regions:
- a CDS encoding phospholipase D-like domain-containing protein, with amino-acid sequence MAPQRCAPPDAPLERTLWTLDRARGGPDLSCGNEVLGAVRTPQDLDTPRDAFDTLADEIRAARSEVLLTSMEWESEPGHPGATFIQAVRDLHERVRADPAAYPQGMTIRVLLGNYPQLNDPAGTAQILELARELRRAGVPLSDLEGRWTLTLLKYAYLPHSHVKLHVIDGQDLTVSGYNFTAWHLPLGTPGGLALHDTGLRLRGPAAQEGVAAFDDLWRLSDQLVCPPDITPDTVAARCALRPAGRPTHPTGATRAVSAGSDRAFLLYRRTAGEDNADRAHLALIGAARHSIDLMQADFSPGLDCWFGYVTPESCPLDRLPVYFPALLRAMQRGVHVRLLVVDYGFGKPANRTGVALMRRELRRRGLDGLFDARYTTFRLHTKAMTVDGDMVVVGSMNFHFSAWGSAGLAEAALATGNAAAVAEQERSFERAWTTSSVPVPEERWLSRIPRDLVSVP
- the ispH gene encoding 4-hydroxy-3-methylbut-2-enyl diphosphate reductase, which codes for MIERIHLAKPRGFCAGVVMAIQAVEKAAQTEEKPVTVYHSIVHNHTVVDRLSQGYGVHFVEDLDSVEALPQGGETVVFSAHGISPVVRERARALGLATIDATCPLVTKVHTEAKKYAREGYTILLIGDSARHQEVIGTRGEAPDATIVVGVLGKSGEGLADPHTVQVPDPERLVVLTQTTLSVDDTRRTIEILKGRFPALVVPPSEDLCYATKNRQDAVKAIAPLVDLFLVLTSTHSSNGMRLLELAEAECGRSVRLETAADLASVDFTGVHSIGITSAASTPDDLVQEVVAHFRALNPSLAVVEEGEWENIEFREPRKILPTQALPRTMQ
- a CDS encoding DUF1294 domain-containing protein, translating into MPGDILGVAALLLRLLLAWQVVWGLVAFVAMWRDKGFAGEAGRTRIPERQLHALEARGGWLGSWLGQRVFRHKTRKVAYQRVFRRIALAWALADVVIVASLILLPVVFN
- a CDS encoding [LysW]-aminoadipate kinase → MIVVKVGGSAGIDYDAVCADLAARWKNGERLILVHGGSGETNRVAEALGHPPKFVTSPSGYTSRFTDRQTLEIFEMVYCGKMNKGIVERLQRLGVNAVGLSGLDGRIFEGKHKDSVRAVENGKVKVLRGDHTGTVERVNTHLIDLLLAGGYLPVLTPPASSYDGVAINVDGDRAAAALAVALKADALLLLSNVPGLLRAYPDESSLIREIPAADVENYLEFAQDRMKKKVLGAAEAVQGGVKRVIFGDARNGQPVSAALDGQGTVVS
- a CDS encoding gamma-glutamyltransferase family protein, with protein sequence MVATSQPLAAQAGLSVLQRGGNAVDAAIATAAALTVVEPTSNGIGGDLFALVWAGGELHGLNASGAAPAALSLDALRERHAGEMPRHGWTPVTVPGAVRGWADLHARFGRLDFAQVLAPAIEYARDGYPLSPVLAANWARATGIYRRLNLPEMAEWFRTFAPDGFTPAPGALWRSEGHARTLEQIAATHGEAFYSGELAGQIDAHARAQSGLLTGADLAGHSSEWVTPIHTDLHGHRVFEIPPNGQGIAALIALNVLKGVPLPERRDDPRSLHLQIEAMKRGFHDAHAFVADPRHTPVDVAHLLSGANADAHRAHLGDRAHDPRTRAPSTGGTVYLAAADEEGQMVSLIQSNYMGFGSGVVVPGTGIALHNRGHNFHTDPAHPNALAPGKRPYHTIIPGFLGRADGTPVGPFGVMGGFMQPQGHLQVVLNTALYGMNPQQALDAPRWQWLDGTRVEVEHALGGTLARELSHMGHSVSVQLDPGAFGRGQMIRRDPVTGVLEGGTETRTDGHIAVW
- the cdd gene encoding cytidine deaminase, translating into MSDTNPLNLTPDPQLLEGAKAAFRQAYAPYSKFHVGAALRTRDGRVYFGANVENASYGLGRCAEQSAVQAMATAGEREFTDIVVYSEATPPASPCGACRQVLFEFAPDARVVCVNQHGDIISGYVRDFLPHGFRLEQRDDGHDVGTA
- a CDS encoding hemolysin family protein, translated to MNDLLGILALFFLVLMNGFFVAAEFALVSVRRTRIDQLADEGNATAKATQKALQNLDMYIAATQLGITMASLAIGFVAEPAIEHLIHPLFPEGQFTESQITAISFGVAFAISTVLHIVFGELAPKTWALQRSEQVSLLVTRPLLAFTWLFKYVIRALNALGNLVVRLFGLRGVSGHHTAYSEEEIRMIVSASSQEGVLEDDEKELVYNVFDLSDTTVREVMTPRVDMVVVDGSAALRRLLDLKGEHGYSRVPVFQDTPDNIVGIVHTGDVLMHLDSLDHTLIADIMRPVFFVPEGMKIKDLLAKMRDKKSHLSIVVDEFGGISGLVTLEDALEEIVGEIYDETDEEEVPMIEVISEGVYLMDASLTVGEVEERLGANIEDGDGEFDTLSGFMTSHFGDIPEAGQTFIHNGWAFTVEDADQRRVTRVRVERAPDANPLDPEDPHE